In the genome of Massilia sp. W12, the window ACCCTGGCCCAGGCCAGCCAGATGATTCCGTATGTGCTGGTGCTGGCCGCATCTGGCTTTATTTATATTGCGGTGTCCGATTTAATGCCGCAAATGCAACGCCGCGCCACTCTGCGCGAAACCATTCCGCAAGTGTTGTTGATCTCGCTGGGCGTGGCGCTGGTGCTGGGTTTATCGCATTTACGTCACTGAGGAATACCTCGTATTGCACAGCAACAAGCTGCGCCCGAAGGCAGGCCACACTGATTTATGCGCAAAACATCGCTTTGCCTGATGCGCTGCAGCAGCGAATTTCATGGTCAAGCGTCAGAATGTTGCTGATAATCATGATAAACCGGTGGCCAATTCTGGCGTCAAGCCGCCCTGGCTGCCGGTCTCGAACTCCCCTTGGTTTTGCGCAATTCCGCCCCCAATACATGGCAAGGAATGGGCGCTTTGCCCTGGTTTTCAGGATGCACTATGACAAAACGAAAATTGACGCTGCAACACGCGTTAAAAGAAGCCGTGGTCGGGCCGACGCCTGATTTGCTGGCCTTTTCCACCAGCTGGCTGTCGCTGCGCGACGCGCCGCGCGGCGATGGGCGCCCGGTGCTGGTCCTGCCCGGCTTTTTATCCGGCGATATGCCGACCTGGCCGCTGCGCCAATTCCTCTCCGGCCTGGGCTACCACTGCTGGCCCTGGGGTCTGGGTTTGAATCTGGGCGTGTCTTCGGCCTATGAATACGATATCGAAGCGCTGATCGAGCACCGTTTAAAAGAAATCTGGATGGAAGCGTCTGACCAGAAAATCAGCGTGATCGGCTGGAGCCTGGGCGGGGTGTATGCGCGCGAGCTGGCGCGCAAGTATCCGCACCTGATCCGCGATGTGATCACGCTGGGCAGCCCGATCAACGGCAATCCGGCGGAATCCAGCATCACCCGTCTGTATTCCTGGGTTACGCGGATGCAGGTGCACGATGCGGACTACCAGGAAAAAATCCGCCAGGCCACGCAACCGGTGCCGGATGTGCCGGTGACGGCTTTCTACAGCCCGGATGACAATATCGTGCCGCCGCAATGCGCGCGCGAAACGCCGGGGCCGCTGACGCAAAATATTGAAGTCGATTGCACTCACACCGGTTTCGGCTTTTCCGCCCTGGTGTTTTATCTGGTGGCGCACCGCTTAGCCGCCACGCCGGGCGAGCCGATTGACGCCGAAAGCTTGAAACGCCGCTTCCGCGATCAGCGCCTCCCGTTTTCACTCGGGCGCTGGCTGCCGTTTTCACAGGTGCAATCATGATCCCGGTGAGCAGCAGCGAAGAGCTGCTGATGCGCCTGGAAAACGCGAATATGCCGATGCATGTCTCCAGTCTGACGATTTACGATCCGGGCAGCGCGCCCGGCGGCAAAGTCGGCTTCAAAGACATCATGCGTTTTTTCAGCGAGCGCCTCTACCGCAGCAAGGTATTCCGGCACAAACTGGCCCCCGGCCCGCTCGGCCTGGGCAATGGTTTTTGGGTGGAAGATCCTGAGTTTGATATTGAATTTCATCTGCGCCATATCGCCCTGCCCAAACCCGGCGACTGGCGCCAGTTTTGCATTCAAGTCGCGCGTCTGCATGCGCGCCATCTCGACACCAGCCGCCCGCTGTGGGAATGCTATGTGATCGAGGGCTTGGACAATATTCCCGGCGTTCCCAAGGGCAGTTTCGCCCTGTTCATGAAAACCCATTACGCGGCGATGCATGGCGCGCCCGGCGCACAGCTGTTAGCCGCATTGCACGAACTGTCGCCGGATGCGCGCGCCTCGGCGCCGAAACAGGGTTATGCGCATGAGCTGCCCGGCATGCGCGATATGCTGATGGCGTCGGCCAGCAACAGTTTGCGCTGGCCCTTGCGTGTGGCGCACTATATGAACACCTATTTTTCACCGCTCAAAATGTATGCCGGCGGCAAGCTGGGCGAATGGCTGCGCCCCTGGCGGCGCAATGCCGAACAAAGCGCGCCGCCGACGCCGTTCAACGCGCCGGTTTCGCCACACCGCGTATTTGAGGCAGTGAATATTGATTTACCGCAAATCGCCCGCGTGCGCGAGCTGGTCGAAGGCGCGAACAGCAATGATGTGCTGATCTGCGTGATTGCCGGCGCGCTGCGTCAATATCTGGGCGGCAAGGGGCTGCTGCCGCCGGCATCCCTGCTGGCCGAAGCGCCGTTCACCAGCCGCTCCGAGATGCGCATCAACTCCATGCGCAAGCTGGCTGACAGCGCAGTCATGGCCTTGCATACGGATTGCGCCGATCCGCTGCAACGCTTGCGCCAGATCGTGGCGGAAACCCGGCACGGCAAGCAAAATTTCCAATCCTTTCTCGGCAAGCGCTTATTGCTGGACGCCACCGATCTGGCCCCCAGCGTCTTGATCAAAGGGGTGGGCGAAGCGGTGCGGCGCAGCCGTCTGGCCAGTCATTTGCCGCCGCAATTCAATACCAGCATTTCCAGCATGCGCGGGCCGGATCTGCCCTTGTACATGAGCGGCGCACGGCTGGTCTCGTATTACGGCATGGATTTGGTGCACGATCTGTCCGGCCTGTCCCATATGATTTGTTATTTCGCCGGCCAGGCCAGCATCAGCGTGACCGCCTGCCGCAAATTGTTGCCGGACCCGGCGGCGTATGCCGCCTGCCTGCAACAATCCTGGCAGGAATTGCTGCAAGCCTGCCAGCATGAGGACGCCGCACCGGCGCCGGCGCCGAAACGGCGGCGCGTGCGCGCCAGCGTGGCGGGCGCGCCGCCGCGCCGGCGCAAAAATGCGGCTGTGGCGACACACGCATAATATCTGCAAGCCCGCACGCCAACCGCGCTGCGGGCTTGAGTTTATTATTAAAAAAATAAACACAGATAATTCACCGTTTTAAATCCATCCAGCCAGTTCAAATAAGCGCTAATAAACGCAGTTTCTATTATTTCCACGCGACAATTATTAATAGCAAATTCCAGCTCTTTCCATTAAGAAAATAAAAAGCGGATGATTGTTCATGATTGAACTTGATTCTATTTTTTGAACAATTTCATCCAATATGGCAAACGCCATGTTATTATTTTTACGCCCATCTGCATTCGGGCCTTCAGCCTTTCTGGAAACCGGAGTCGTTGCGCTGTCGTTGAAAGTCCCCCCGTCTGAGTAACCATCGTGCTGCGCGCGCTGCTTTGTTGCGCGCATTGATATTGCTTTAACGGTACGCACTGGAAAATGACAGTGCGGCTTTGATGTTTTCCTTTTCTTCAAGGAATCAGAATGAAAAAAATCCTTTTGCACGCAGCAGCATGCACTGTTGTCGCCCTTGCATTTCCCCAGATGTCCCAGGCAGCCGGCGTGACGGTCAGTTTTTCGCCGAATCCCGCTGTGGCTGGTCAAACCGTGCGCTTCACCTGGAGCAGCCGCATCGGCAGCATCTGTGAAATCGAAGGCGTGCCGGGCATTACGTTTGGCCGTCACAGCGGCAGCTACAGTTTCGTCGCCAGCGAAAACTTAAGCGCCTATGTGATGTGCGAATATGCCGACCGTTTCTATACCGGCTCATCGAATTTGACTGTGAGCAATTCCGCACCCAAGCCGGTGGTGAATGTCAGCTACTCGCCCAGCACCATCGTCAGCGGCCAAGCCACCACCTTCAGCTGGTCGTCCAGCAACGCCACCTCCTGCAGCACGCCGGCAGGCTCCGGCACTTCCGGTTCGACCGTGTTGTATCCAAGCAGCAGCCAAACCACCAGCGTGACATGCAGCGGGGCCGGCGGCTCGACCACCGCCAGCGCCAGCGTGACGGTGCAGCCGGCGGGCGGAACCCCGAGCGTCAGCTTGAACGTGTCGCCGACTTATCTGTACAACCCGGGCTCTGTCACGGTGAGCTGGAACTCGACCAATACCACCAGCTGCGATCTGGGTGGCGCCGTGAGCGGCAGCATCAATATGTATCGTTCTTACACCGATTACATTGATCAGACCTGTTATGGCCCGGGCGGCAGCGACACCGCGTCGGTGCTGGTGACGGTGCAAGGCACTCATATCCCGCTGCTGCCGCAAGGCATTCCGCAAACCGATCAAGACATCCCGCAAACCGATCTGGCTGCGCTCGGGATTGATCTGAAACGCCCGGGCATGTTCTGGCGTCGCCTGAATCTGAATCGCGATGGCGATAAAGATCTGATCGTGGTCGATTCACAACGTCAAGTGGCGTACATCCTGCTCGCCCAAAATGGCCGCTATCCGCGCATCAATAAGATTGTGCGTCTGGTCAGCGCCTTGAGCGATATCAAGGCTATCCACGTACCTGCAAACGGCGGCCCGATCCGCGTCCGTGTGGAACGTTGATCGATCCTGCTTGACTTGCCTGGCTCGCCAGGCTTGTAACAAAAACGGGGACATGGTTTGCGCCATGTCCCCGTTCACATTTCCAGCGCCGGCGCTGCGCCCATCACTTGGTGAACAAACGCTCCCGTTTGGTGTGGGTATAACCCAGGCGTCCGTCTGACAGCCATTGCGCCGTCACCACCATACCGTACACGGTGGAACCGGCCATGGTGTGCTGGCTTTTGCTGCTCAAACCGTAATAACTTTTGCTGCCGCCGCCGTAATTGGCGTGTGCCACGCTGAATTGCATCCGCATCGCATTCACCAGCTGGCTGCCGGCGGCGTGGCCGTTTTTATCCATGCTGTACAAATGATTCGCAATCCAGCCTTCTTCCATCTGGTTGTAGTCAGGCGGTAAAAACGCACTCCAGGTCAGTCCCGCGCCCGGCCCTTTGGCTTCCACAATCATGAATTCATATTTGCCTGTGCCCAGATCTTTGGCCCAGATCTGATCGATGCCTGTGCCGGAATGCAGATGAAAGCCCCATAGCATCTCAAATCCGGGGAATTTTTCCAGCATGCAGATGGCAGTCGCAGCCTCGCCCACGCACTCGGTCAACACCGAATCTTGCGCCGGAATCAGCATCTTATTGGTGACGGCATTGAAATGCTGGCGCACTTCGGGATCAGCGCTGATGCCGCTCACATCCTGGGTCAGCGCCTGCCAGGTCTTGACGCAGGAAATATCCAGCCAGGCGAAAGGAAGCTGCACGATATTGCCGCTGGCGTTATTAAAATTCGGCATCTTGCTCGCATCGTCATAATATTTGACCGAGGCGTGCTGGCCGGTGAAAGGCCAGGCAGTCAGCGGCGGCGCGGCATTGGTGCGCCCCTGCGCCTGATGCGGATTGAAAATCTTGGGTTTTTTATGCACCGTCACATCATATTCAAAGGTTTCTTCGTCATAACGTGACTCCATCTCATGATAATCAGTGCGCTTTTTGGGGCGGGTGGAATAGCCGGTGGAAGATGTCATGTGCAACTCCTGTCGCTGGAAGTGAAATACAACTATAGCAGTTCCGCCGCGCGCAAACCCCACCATGCAGCTTCCTCAAACACACTGAAGCCGGATAAGTCGGCATGTGCAAACAAAATCGGCCCGCGCGCCTGGCGCAGGGCCTGTACCCCCGGATTGTTGCGGAAACCCGGAACCGGGGCCGCCATTGCATGCCCTCGTATCGTCAACTCCACCTGCTCCACGCATGCCGCAAAGCGCCAGCCGTAGGCGGCATGCAAATCGCGCATCGCCAATTCCAGCAATTCCTCTTTACTGGCGCGGTCCAGCCATTTGCGCGCAGCGTCGATCTCCATATGCGACATGGCGACATAGGAGGTGAATACAGTTTTCGGCGGCGGCGTCTGGCGGATCTGCTGATGGGTCGATACCACATAACCCAGGCCAGGCGCGGAATACACCACATTGTCCCAACTCAAGGGCACATGCGGTTTTTCCTCAGGAAAGCGGCGCAAGAGGAAATTCGCCACCAGCCAGGGCGCATAGCGCGGCGTGTCGCGTTGCGGCTCGAAGCCTAATTCGCGGATGTGCGGAATGATGCGCGCCGCCAGGTACAGGGGCATGGCGCAAATCGCGTTTTGCGCCTGCAGCGCAAAAAATTCCGGCTGGCCATCCGCGCCCAGGCGCAAACAATGCGCCTCCACCCCGCCGCCGGCGCGCAACTGCAGACGGTAAGCGCTGCCCTGCATATGGCGCGCGCCGCCCAGGCGATCCATGCCGCGCGCCAAGTGGGACAGGCCATCCGGCCAAGTCAGCCATGCGCCATGATTCGCATTCGCAGCCTTGCCCCAGCGGCTGCAGTAATAATGCAAACCGGCCCAGGCGGAAATCTGGTCATGGCTGCGGCCATAATCGTCGCGGCAGCAATAATCCAGATACCAATGCAAAGTCGGCGCGCGATAGCCCTGCTGTTCCATCCAGGCTTTCAGACTGAGCTTATCCAGCGCCATCCATTCCGGGTCGGTCGAAGACAGCTCGGTGGGAAACACAAATACGCGCCGCCCATCGCGCCCATGCAGCGCGCGCAAGCGTTCAACTTCAGCAAAAAAGCGTTTATGTTCGTCCAACTCCCATTGCGGCGTCTCTTCAGTCGGCAAAAAGCCATCCTGCCAATAGCCATTGCGCAGCAGGCGTTCTTCCGGCGCATGCAGCACGCAGCTTTCATCGTACAAGGGCGCTTCGGCATAAGGATCGCGCTTGATAATCCCCAAATCGAACAGAATTTCACGCACATGCGCCGATTCCGGCGATGGCAAGGGCAGATAATGTCCGCCGCGCGGATAGTGGTATGCGCCAAACGCGCCGCCGGCGGCATTGCCATGCAATTGCGGGCCATCCAGCATGAGGACGTCAGTACGTCCCTTTTTGCGAAGCTTCCAGGCGGCAGTCAATGCCGCCACGCCAGACCCCAAAATCAGGGTTTGGCAGCTGGCGCGCAAAGCCGGTTGCGGCAAGGGGACGCCTTGTTGCGCCTGGCGCAGCAGATTGCGCAGAAAATGCCCTTCGCTGCGGCCCGGCGCATAAATCGTGGCCGGCATTTCCAGCCATTTCCAGGCCGCGCCGGCGCTGCCGGCCAGCACACTGAGACCGGCCCCGGCCTGCAGCAAAAATTGACGCCGGCTCATCGCAACACCTGGCGCCAATCTTGTTCAAATTCGCGCACCAGGGATTGCGTATTCAGCCGGTTCGGCGGCATTTGCAAATGCGGCATATCGGGCGGGAATTCAAACATGGCGCGCGTGGTGCTTTCGTTCAGATAACGCAAGGGCAGACGATAGCTTTTCGGCGGCTGATAATTGCTTTGCGGCGAAGCCAGAATGAATCCCCATTCGCCGAATGAAGGGACATATGCGTGATAGGGCCAGGTTTTCAAACCGGCTTCGCGCAAGGTGGCTTCGATTGTCCAATACGCGTGCGGCGCAAAAAAAGGCGAAGTCGATTGCACCA includes:
- a CDS encoding alpha/beta hydrolase; protein product: MTKRKLTLQHALKEAVVGPTPDLLAFSTSWLSLRDAPRGDGRPVLVLPGFLSGDMPTWPLRQFLSGLGYHCWPWGLGLNLGVSSAYEYDIEALIEHRLKEIWMEASDQKISVIGWSLGGVYARELARKYPHLIRDVITLGSPINGNPAESSITRLYSWVTRMQVHDADYQEKIRQATQPVPDVPVTAFYSPDDNIVPPQCARETPGPLTQNIEVDCTHTGFGFSALVFYLVAHRLAATPGEPIDAESLKRRFRDQRLPFSLGRWLPFSQVQS
- a CDS encoding wax ester/triacylglycerol synthase family O-acyltransferase, which gives rise to MIPVSSSEELLMRLENANMPMHVSSLTIYDPGSAPGGKVGFKDIMRFFSERLYRSKVFRHKLAPGPLGLGNGFWVEDPEFDIEFHLRHIALPKPGDWRQFCIQVARLHARHLDTSRPLWECYVIEGLDNIPGVPKGSFALFMKTHYAAMHGAPGAQLLAALHELSPDARASAPKQGYAHELPGMRDMLMASASNSLRWPLRVAHYMNTYFSPLKMYAGGKLGEWLRPWRRNAEQSAPPTPFNAPVSPHRVFEAVNIDLPQIARVRELVEGANSNDVLICVIAGALRQYLGGKGLLPPASLLAEAPFTSRSEMRINSMRKLADSAVMALHTDCADPLQRLRQIVAETRHGKQNFQSFLGKRLLLDATDLAPSVLIKGVGEAVRRSRLASHLPPQFNTSISSMRGPDLPLYMSGARLVSYYGMDLVHDLSGLSHMICYFAGQASISVTACRKLLPDPAAYAACLQQSWQELLQACQHEDAAPAPAPKRRRVRASVAGAPPRRRKNAAVATHA
- a CDS encoding NAD(P)-binding protein; this translates as MSRRQFLLQAGAGLSVLAGSAGAAWKWLEMPATIYAPGRSEGHFLRNLLRQAQQGVPLPQPALRASCQTLILGSGVAALTAAWKLRKKGRTDVLMLDGPQLHGNAAGGAFGAYHYPRGGHYLPLPSPESAHVREILFDLGIIKRDPYAEAPLYDESCVLHAPEERLLRNGYWQDGFLPTEETPQWELDEHKRFFAEVERLRALHGRDGRRVFVFPTELSSTDPEWMALDKLSLKAWMEQQGYRAPTLHWYLDYCCRDDYGRSHDQISAWAGLHYYCSRWGKAANANHGAWLTWPDGLSHLARGMDRLGGARHMQGSAYRLQLRAGGGVEAHCLRLGADGQPEFFALQAQNAICAMPLYLAARIIPHIRELGFEPQRDTPRYAPWLVANFLLRRFPEEKPHVPLSWDNVVYSAPGLGYVVSTHQQIRQTPPPKTVFTSYVAMSHMEIDAARKWLDRASKEELLELAMRDLHAAYGWRFAACVEQVELTIRGHAMAAPVPGFRNNPGVQALRQARGPILFAHADLSGFSVFEEAAWWGLRAAELL